The Strigops habroptila isolate Jane chromosome 13 unlocalized genomic scaffold, bStrHab1.2.pri S16, whole genome shotgun sequence genomic interval GAGGGACTGGGTACTGGGAGGTTTaataacttattttatttttgtcttatttttataACTAACTGCCAGGTGTTACAGAAGAGGAGAGGGCTGgagaactgcagaaaacaaagactaTACCACCTATAAATAGACTGACAGTGGATATTGTGGAACTGGAAGCTCTCAGGAAGTCTGTGGAggactttttctgcttttgctatgGTGTGTGTGCTTCAAAGTCTTCTAAACAGATGTCCTGGATTTCTAACTTTTATTCCAGTTGGGAGGAAAGTACTGCATGATCTTAGCCTTCCAACTACACTGCTGTTAAGGTGGTAATTTTAACTTTTAGTAGCTGATTCTAAAACATACAGACATATTGCGTAGTTTTCTTCTTGATGTGGTTTGTGGGGTGTGATGTGAGGGTATTGCACAGCCCATTTAGTTTCGTTTCAGGAAAGCCTCTATCATAGTCGGTTCCGGTGCACGTTAATGTGAGCAGTACTCTGTTTCCTGTAGAGATTTGCATCTGCACATTGCTTTCTCTCCAGATCTCTCCAAGTAAAAAGGGGTCTTATCTTTTTCCTAATTTGAACCCTCTTGACCTCAGAAcaatctctttttaattttgttctctaGGTAAAGCTTTAGGAAAGTCAACGGTGGTGCCTGTGCCATATGAGAAGATTCAGAGGGACCAGTCTGCTGTGGTAGTGCAGGGCCTGCCTGAAGGACTTGCATTTAAACATCCAGGAAATTATGATGTTTCAACCCTCAAATGGATTTTGGAAAACAAGTCAGGGATCTCATTTATCATTAAAAGGTTATTTGCTCTCTCTTGTGCTAGTCtatctgttctggttttgtactTAAGTCCAgttaattttagtttttaatgaaataacattgcagcttgtttttcttaaacaggAGTGCTCTCTCTTTAATGTTACACTACCAAGTAAGTTGTGATGTCTTTGCTaaaactgtggggttttgtctCTGTATTTCCACACAGGCCTTTCCTAGAGCCAAAGAAACACCTAGGTAAGTTCCTACTTACTCAGACTAAATAGAAATTGGAATTTTAGTTTAGATAGCAATATAGATACAAGATTTAGTTGTGTGGATAAAGTGGCAAGCTGTGCAGAAATTCCTAGAATGTGAGTTGCCTTCCTTATGGAACTATAACCTTTTCCTTTATGCGTTTTGCCAGGAGCAATTAATTAGAGATAAACTTTGTTCTATTGCATTCTTCATTCTTTTACTGAATTTGAATTTAATGTGAATTGGATAGTGTCCTAGGGAAAGGAGAAGTGAACTGATGAAGGGCTGTATTGCATTTTTAGAAGATGCCAAGACTTTGCAGTGCTCCGTGTTCCTATACAGAGCTGATTTTGGCATTTATATCTCATTTTAAACATTGATCTGATATTCCGAAGTGGCGAGGTGGTGTAGTTCCTATGAGAGCCTCTATAGATGAGAAAAACTGAGCTAGAGtgagtgttttaaaattacCCAAAGATTCGCTTCTAGCTTAGAAGAAATCCCTGTTCCTTTCATGGGATCATGTTGTTTACTTGCAAAATTTGTATATGTGAGGATTTGTTTTATGAAGAGGATGAAGGAGTCTCTATAGGAATGtagtcaaaaaagaaaagtttcacTGTCTCAGGGGACACAACCAGAAGTTGATGCTGGCTTAGTAAAATTAGAAATGTGTTGCCTGTGCCCAGTAAAAAGAATAGAGAGTGGGTAATCACTGGGATTCTGGTaataatatatttctattaaaaatgcagGACAGGTTTTCAGTGGGTTAGGTGACATTCTACAAGCATGAGCTATTTGTGTCTAGCTGTAATTTAGGACTAAGCAGAATCTCTATGAAACTACCTGTTTTAGCACAGTTTAGGTGAAAGATTtgtttaccttttttccccaaattttcACCTACCATCATGAAAAGGAGCAGTGAAAAGCATGATGAAATGTACGTTTGAAGTAACTTTATATGGGTGTTGCTTTATAGATTAATAAAGCAGTTTAACAAGATCCTTCCCTCATATCTgtgaatacagaaaagaagcacATATGCTTGTGAAATGTAAACAGGTTTTCACTTCATGAAATCAGTGTTACATTTTCAATTTGTATTTAAGGTAAATGGAGTGCAGGAAATTCAAAGATTGTCTTTTAACTTTCAGGAGCTCCTATGACAGATCCTTCACAATCAATTATACCTCCAGGTGGAAGGTGAATTTAAAATCATGGAGGTTTTTTGTATCAGCTATGTATTTTCATACagtttatctttcttttaatgtgctttttctgtccAGCTGACCTTTGGATAACTTCTGCTTGCCTGGGATTATAAAAAGCATGaatctgaattttctctttcttttgacCATTATTTGTGGGGAAACTGTTACAAATTAAACAGATGGCAAAGTTTCCCTTTGGTTTAGTTAGCCCAGTGAGTGTTCTTAATTCACACTCTGTCAGTCTGGATAagtttgttgtgttttatgATATGGCAGCAATGGGGAAAAGATGTAATGttgcttccttccccttcctcaattaaaaaaaccctaaaataatttttttttggtgctaaATGAGATTATGtctgaaataaatcaaaaattGGTTAACGTGAAAACAGGGATCAGTTTGCTGTGCTTCTGAGTTTGCTTCGTGTTAAATGGTAAATATGCTTTGAATATGGTATATGTCCCAGAAATGCAGGGATAGGACATTCCTGGCAATTCCCTTGAGATAAATCAGATAAGCCAAAATGCaagattttttacttttgtgttcctagttggaaaaaaatactgggaGATTGATTTTACTTGACAGCCTATAAAGCTTGAGGAACTTTCCAGAAGCGTGATACTTGGTTTTTATAATGTCAGTGTGcttgctttgtgtattttttagTTGTACTCCTGTTAAAGTGAAAACGGAACCAAACGAGGATTCTGGTATGTTCAACATTTTGcccttattttctgaaaattgtcAGGTTCTGTTCAGAAGGCTGAAGTTAAGCAAATATAggaagctttaagaaaaaagcagcaaagagccaTCCTTtgtgagaaggaaaaacttttcttcccttaaaacTGTCCACTTTTCAGTTGGAGTTTTATCAAGTATTGAGCCTTGGCcaaatgtttccatttctaGAAGGGGGAGATCTGTAAAATCTTGTGAACTAAAACAATTTATCTTTGTAAATAGTTTAGTTTTAagtggagaagaagaaaatcataagctttattttgttctaATTCAAGATTACTTTGTCTCTAATGGGGAGATAAAAACTTGGTTTATTTGTTAATATTACTAAACAttgaaaattacagaatttcctttttctagctaaaatggaaatgaacagGTAAATAAGAGATAGCAAAACAGGTTATTTATTCTTAAACAAAGCCCAAGCATTCCTAAATTTCCTGCAGGTAAGACTTGATCCTGCAGGCACTGTCATCCACAGTGGAGCAATGCTCAAGTGTCTGCTTTGAGGTAAAGGCGTGAATAATCCCATTAAAGCCAATGAGACACAGGTGTGCTTAGAGATAAGCTGGtgacttttccttttgttgggTCGAGCTATAGTGCTCAGCATTTTGTATAGGAACGAAGTTTTTATATTTAGTCCATTTCTTTGCTGGAGTTCTTTGTGCTTCACAACTTTAAACTTGTGGTTTGGGAACCCTTCATGGTTAACATTTAGTTCAACGCAGAGTTAACTGGAGCTTTTTGTCAAGTCAGTCccagactctttccagtgctgctttctAGGCATTTTAAGTAATTCTCCTTTTGTCGGaatgttttgaaagctttttagGGAATGCTGTGAAGGCTTATGGAGGGGATGTTTCCCTTGAAGGAAGCCAAGAGCAGTTGAGCACTTTTGGTGTTGCTCCATCAGCAGCACAGTTTGATGCAGAATGTATTCCAACTTGGCTGTGCAGAGGAGTGAGCAGGAGTAGGTCTACAAGTATGTTAGCGCAAgtgataaaatatatttgattaCAGATAGCATTTGCAAGGATGCCTACTTTGTAGGGAAGTATTTAATCCTGAATCCCTTCTGACAGTGACCAAACTGAAACATAATAAACCAGCAGGTCACTTTGTCACCATTGTTTTATCTCAACAGTTGTGTGGTGTCTCAGAACCcgatctttatttttcttttctttttttgaatagAGACCAGCTAGGATCTTggtgggtgttttgtttgttttttaagaatcTGGTTGTTACTAGTTTCCATATTTGATTCCTGTGTTGCTTCTACAGGAATTTCTCTGGAAATGTCAACAGTAACAGTGAAGGAGGAATCAGACGATCCTGATTACTATCAATATAATATTCCAGGTAACGATACTAGCTTTCAAATGTGTTTATCTCATGAAAGTGTTGATTGCTTAACTATTGCTTTCTCTGTgcctctctttttatttattcttggtCATTAAACATGCAGTTACTTTGTTAGGATCCAACATTTCCATGCTGGCTATCATTTAAGCTATTCTGAAGAATACCAAAAAAGCTGAAGTATAAGAGCATATCCATATGTGTGTGCTTGCTCTGAAGAAGCTCCAGGAGTCTATTGAACTGCTTGTGGATTTTCAGTAACCTctttaaataggaaataaacCGTAATAACAATGCTGTGTAGAGCACTGATTGAATCttgtatttattcttaaaatttCGGTAACTTTCATAGTGTTTTCTTGAATGAATGGAATGACCAATATGTGTTACAATTATTGAAAGGTTTATTTATCTAGGCAAAGCATAACAACATTCCTGAGGCCCATGACTGGGGGCTCTGCGTATGCTTTAAGGTGTCTCTTAGTTGCTTTGCTTCATCTGTACATACCCAGTTAATACTGTATGGTAACCTCAAGTAggagtgggaaaaaaatcattatttctgtAGGTTGACATGAACACTAATTAAGAAGTCGTGATTATAAATGTCAATATAAAATAACTAGAACCCTAAGTTTATTATTTCAGCCTATTTGCAGTTGTCATTAGGTTAATTAAGCAATGCAAAGGAACACAGGCAAGCTGCCACGCATCTCTGAAGGATAGCTGCATGTTCAGCAGTGAAGTGCAAAACTGCACAtcctttcattttgtaataTTCTGTATTATTGAGATAACGTTTTTGTGCATGTTTAGACACAAAGATTCTTGAAACTATTTCCTAATGTGCTTTGATAACTAACTACAGGACTGTAGAATCAGTATTCTCATACTGGCACATCTCAAGTAGTGTACAAGCACTGTTCAGGGAGATCTTCATACAGCACAGCAAAATGTCACCACTCAAGTTCAGAAACAGAAGGTGAATTCTCTGGCATTAAGATTATCTTCTCTTCTTGTCTAGGCTCAGGGGATGGGGGTGTTTACAGGCATGACACAAGGTAGTAAAAATAGGTATCTTTTTGGAGACAACCTAAACGTTGTTCCTTCCAAAGCCAAGTCCTgtcatctttttgcttttcagcctcTTGTGGCTTTCTGTTTCATGCATAAAAACAATGTCAGAGTTTGGCCAATAGCCCAAAGTGTAATCCAATGCCATTTGAAAAGAGTCTGTCCTGAAATCACTTCCTTACAAAATAGTGACCGCTCGTACTGCAGCATGTTTGTCTGAgctaaaaaaatcccatttataCAACATACTTCCATAGTGAAGTCTTAAGCAATGAGAatttgggggggaggaggggtaTTTCTCTTGTCTTTTGCAGAACTCTAAATTTAAATCTGCTCATTGGTGAatctctttcaaataaaatgctgctCTCTTGCTAactccccctttcttcctcccagtGTAGTCCTCcaaacttgcatttaaaaatgagacGAAACTGAGTGTATTGGTAAAAGTAATGGGGCGCTGTGAGCTAAAAAGAGATGTTATGTCAAGTCAAGCTGCCTTCGCTGGAGTAAAGCAGCTTCCGCTTCATTTCTTCAAGTTGCTACCACTCAGATTCAAACTAAAGGTTGTACAGCTATAAATTCAAGAGCAAAGAGGGGTTTGTGTGTGCACAATGGTGCTGTGCAGAGAAGTGAACGTTAGAAAAGTACAGTTATCCTTGGAAATGACGCAAGTCTGCCCAAGCATTGACATTGTAGAGACGTGCtacaaaatagagaaaatggcTAGGGTCATAGTTCTTACTAAAAATACCCTCCAGCAATAGCTGTGCTTATCGATTTATGAGAAGAAACAACTTAACTGTTAGAGAGCAGCAATCTGCTTGGGGCTTCCAGGACAAAATGATCTACTGATGAAATTTCACAGTTATTGTTTTTCTCTGAGCGTTTGCTTCCTCTCACAAATCTGAAATGCTGACCAAAGTACTCTCTGCCTGGGTGGCACACAGAATTCTCCTGTTAATCAAACAGGGGGAAAATTATACCTGTAGGTGGACGTTCTTTTAAGCTCTTATTATCTCATAGTAGGTTGCACCATTCAGATGTCGCCATGAGTTAATACTGAATTACTAAGTTTAGAAATGTTTTAGTAGTACACAATAAGAAGACTGAGAAATAGGGACTTTAGCCATCAAAAACTTTATGTGGGTGTTTTGACAGAGTATTAGGGCAGTTTTCCACTAGTGGGCACTACCACTAGTAGTGCCAGTGGGTGGTTTTTTCTATCCTGGGCAAATGTGAAGGTCACTGCAGCGTTAAATACTTTGTCTGACACCAAAGACAGCCTGTTCTAGAAGAAAGGCCCAGATTTTGACTGTTGACTACATGAGGAAAAGGACTGAGCAGAGATCTGCAGGACTAAATAATGGATACTAGAGCATTCCAGCTATCACAGTTAATACTCCTGCATATACCTTATCTGTAAGTACCAGTTATAGCTTTTATGGAAAGAAACATTagttaaaatgctgtttcttagATTagtttttgaaatgtgttttagtCCTTGAACTGTGGTTTGTACTCTTAGATTAAGCATATTACTATGCTGTAGGAATAGATCTGTTTCCATGGCTGTTGCAGAGGGATAGCATTGATGTGTTTTGCCATAGTTCCAGACCAGCTGGGTGTCTTCAAGGCCTGATCCCAAAGCCAAGTACAGGGCATGTGTTCTGTACTGGTTAATGCAAGTACATCCTCGTGCCTATAAATCCTCCTGGCTTGTCTACCAGCTTCCGTGCAGTCAGGGGGCTGTTCAGCTGATGCATAAATGGATTGGACAGTTACAGATACGAATTTTGGCTTCTTATTAAAAGGCTGTCCATAAGACCCAGGCTATCTTGGAAGagttttgatggaaaaaaaatgaggtcAAAATACCAGTGCCAGAAGGAGAACAGCTCTGAATCAATTAACAGAATAGAATTAAGAGCTATATTTAtttctccccacacacacacacactttacaAAGTAGCAGgaatacattaagaaaatgtCTTGGGGATATGTACCACCTTCAATCCTCTTCATCAGCACAGAGTAAAGGAAGGCTTTTTGAAGACAGAGCCCAAATAGAACTGAGTAATATGCTGACTAAGGACCAAACATTTCCTGAAAGAGGCATGTTATCCTGTGAGTTTTGTGGATGCAAGTCTTCAATTACCACTGATGCCTTGAAGTTAAATCCAAGAGAACAGGAAGCGGAAGGAAAAGGCTGTAAGCAGTGCGTCCTGTGAATTGGCTGGTTCAGTTTATAAACCACAGTCTAATCAGCTGGCTGATTTAGCTTATAAACAATTTAGAAGTGAGTAAAAACTGCCTAACATCTCTTTAAGACACCATGTGGTTGAACCGTGCACTTGGTTTTGGAATTTCTGGAAATGTTAGTGAGGCAGTTAAAATCTAGGACATTCATCCAAAACCAAATGAGATTGGAAATAtcttctgctgggaaaaaagcCCAGAATGGGAATGTAAACTgtgtttttattctctctctggAACGTTGAGTGTCATGAATGTCTTTTAGTATGTCTCTAACAACAAAATACTTCTCCTTTAGAGATCTCCCAGAATACTAGAAGTACTATCCATTTTAATGGGTCTAAAACTGTAAAGCTAGTCTGGCAGTACTCTAACCACCATAGTGTAAAACTCAGCATGTAGATACTAtcttaaaactaaaaaattCCAGAGAATATATCAAGATGACAAGAAAGCACAATGTTGTGCTTCTTAAAGGTGTTCTGATATTACCTGGTGATTACATATTGTTCATAATGTTACCATCTGTGTAGCCAAAAACAAAGACCCAAAAAGTGAGCATTGCTAATCCATGAGATTATAAACCCAGATTCCTTCTGCCGAGTGGCACAGGTTTGGCTGTGTGGACATAGTCCATTAGAAACTGAGGCTGAGAGATTGGAACTCAATGTAAGTAAATGGTTTGTGGTGGGTAAGCAGAAGGAATAGCTGAGACTGTCAAGGGAATGGCATCTTCTCTTGTTTTTAAGGGAATTGTTAGAATTTGGAAAATGACATGTTTGTAACAGGCATTTCAGAAGTTTACGATTTCTGGGAATGACTATCTTTTACAAAGGTTTCACTGCAGTGCAGaatcccagcccagctgcaggatTTAGGTGCAGTGGTCTGTTCGGTATTTATGTGCTCATGAATGACCAAGTTTTAGTGTGAGTG includes:
- the GTF2I gene encoding general transcription factor II-I isoform X7, translating into MAQTTAPATSIHDEDSSESRMVVTFLMSALESMCKELAKSKAEVACIAVYETDVFVVGTERGRAFINSRKDFQKDFVKYCVTEEERAGELQKTKTIPPINRLTVDIVELEALRKSVEDFFCFCYGKALGKSTVVPVPYEKIQRDQSAVVVQGLPEGLAFKHPGNYDVSTLKWILENKSGISFIIKRPFLEPKKHLGAPMTDPSQSIIPPGGSCTPVKVKTEPNEDSGISLEMSTVTVKEESDDPDYYQYNIPAGPSETSEMDEKIALAKSYTGSHQGSDCREGTDVEIPVEG